Proteins encoded together in one Calditrichota bacterium window:
- a CDS encoding efflux transporter outer membrane subunit — MKMKYLALLGAALWLGGCGYVQRHNAPKVDSPETYHNASLDTAFRDGAWWKDFGDESLNTLMDEAIANSPSLEVSLARLQQFRALSRSTRASLFPSVTVNGSYQDGERAFGGIGKINLDYYDVSAVAQYEIDLWGKLSARRRAAFGDLLASENDTRTALLTLTSQVARTYFQIVDLKEQQRLLEQTLASNQSAYDIVSHRYLLGVVTSLDVYQSEANLAQTKAQKATVDATLATTEHLLSVLLGRYPESDISGIASALPPKVLDIGQGIPTDLLARRPDIRAARARLLANDARWASANAALLPSFNLTGTLGNVNKDLEKALDPEELLWNLVAGLTAPIFQGGRLAGEAQRNEAAFYESAATYKQVVLNAFREVEDALVRGDKMRERITQLETQTEAAGNSLRVAEEQYQQGIIGYLQVLIAQNSYYQAQSSLISARRELLNNRVDLATALGGSWTDEVLRSREPSPKLHAEVR; from the coding sequence ATGAAAATGAAATACCTTGCTCTGCTGGGTGCGGCGCTTTGGCTTGGCGGGTGTGGTTATGTACAACGACACAACGCACCAAAGGTTGACAGTCCGGAAACTTATCACAATGCGTCTCTGGATACCGCATTTCGCGACGGAGCGTGGTGGAAGGATTTCGGTGACGAATCGCTCAACACATTGATGGACGAAGCCATCGCGAACAGTCCGAGCCTCGAAGTCTCATTGGCTCGTCTGCAGCAGTTTCGCGCTCTGAGCCGTTCAACGCGCGCGTCGCTTTTTCCTTCTGTGACAGTCAACGGATCTTATCAAGACGGTGAGCGCGCCTTCGGAGGAATCGGCAAGATCAATCTTGACTATTATGACGTAAGCGCGGTCGCACAATACGAAATCGATCTGTGGGGCAAATTATCGGCTCGGCGGAGGGCCGCATTTGGCGACTTGCTGGCCTCTGAGAACGACACTCGCACAGCGCTCTTGACGCTCACGTCGCAAGTGGCGCGCACGTACTTTCAAATTGTGGATTTGAAGGAGCAGCAGCGACTTTTGGAGCAGACGCTCGCATCAAATCAAAGCGCGTACGACATCGTGTCGCACCGTTACTTGCTGGGCGTCGTCACCTCGCTTGACGTTTATCAATCGGAAGCGAATCTCGCCCAGACCAAAGCACAAAAGGCAACCGTAGACGCGACATTAGCGACGACCGAACATCTGCTTTCCGTTCTCCTGGGACGTTATCCGGAGTCGGACATTTCCGGTATCGCGAGTGCGCTGCCCCCAAAAGTATTGGATATTGGGCAGGGAATTCCCACAGACCTGTTGGCCCGCCGACCTGACATTCGCGCGGCACGCGCGAGACTCTTGGCAAATGACGCGCGTTGGGCTTCGGCAAACGCCGCGCTGCTGCCAAGTTTCAATTTGACGGGTACGCTGGGCAACGTAAACAAAGACCTTGAAAAAGCTCTCGATCCCGAGGAGCTGCTATGGAATCTCGTTGCGGGTTTGACTGCTCCGATTTTTCAAGGCGGCAGGCTCGCGGGCGAAGCGCAACGCAACGAAGCGGCGTTCTATGAATCGGCCGCGACTTACAAACAAGTTGTTCTCAACGCGTTTCGAGAAGTCGAGGATGCGCTGGTGCGAGGCGATAAGATGCGGGAACGAATCACGCAACTTGAAACCCAAACTGAGGCTGCCGGCAACTCTCTGCGCGTTGCCGAAGAACAATACCAGCAAGGCATCATCGGATACCTGCAAGTTTTGATTGCGCAGAATTCATACTATCAAGCTCAAAGCTCGCTGATTTCGGCGCGCCGCGAGCTGCTTAATAACCGAGTTGATCTGGCTACGGCGCTGGGCGGTTCGTGGACCGACGAAGTGCTGCGCTCTCGTGAGCCGTCTCCCAAACTACATGCGGAGGTTCGCTAA
- a CDS encoding succinylglutamate desuccinylase/aspartoacylase family protein produces MNYRAVILLVLVVASTLWVGFGFRKSQIDEALYPSPALTKTFKLSDYFGSLKGTRGDTDVYEFQSGQDGGTVLVLGGTHCDEPASYLAAYMLIERLQVNRGRVLVIPRANRSALSHTMPGEAHPQHFDIQTETGSRQFRMGCRYTNPLDQWPDPEVYLHYPSNQELSGADSRNLNRCYPGRADGRFTERIAYAITTLVDQEKVDLVIDLHEASLEYPVINAIVAHDRAMDCAAMAVLELQIEGLEFALEPSPPNFHGLSHRELGDHTPTDATLMESANVIQGRLRGKTDANVILTGKDPMYVRAAQIDLTRVPYDEAGIPIEVRVGRHIEGAKKLISSFSVLYEDRAVEIDGLPTYDELQTEGVGAFLSTPTASSQ; encoded by the coding sequence ATGAACTACCGCGCGGTCATTTTACTCGTTCTCGTCGTCGCCTCAACTCTTTGGGTCGGTTTTGGGTTTCGCAAATCTCAGATCGACGAAGCGCTTTATCCTTCTCCGGCACTGACGAAGACGTTCAAGCTGTCGGACTATTTTGGCAGTCTCAAAGGCACGCGCGGCGACACGGACGTCTATGAGTTCCAAAGCGGACAAGACGGTGGCACTGTTTTGGTTTTGGGGGGCACACATTGCGACGAGCCGGCAAGTTATCTTGCGGCCTACATGCTGATCGAGAGGCTGCAAGTGAATCGCGGTCGAGTACTCGTTATTCCACGAGCCAACCGTTCAGCGCTGTCACACACGATGCCCGGCGAAGCCCATCCGCAACATTTTGATATTCAAACGGAGACCGGTTCGCGGCAATTTCGAATGGGCTGCCGCTATACGAATCCGCTGGATCAATGGCCCGATCCAGAAGTTTATTTGCACTATCCGTCTAATCAGGAACTTTCCGGCGCCGACAGCCGTAACTTGAATCGGTGCTATCCGGGCCGCGCGGACGGTCGCTTTACGGAGAGAATTGCCTACGCGATCACTACTTTGGTCGACCAAGAGAAAGTCGACTTGGTCATTGATTTGCACGAGGCCTCGCTCGAATATCCGGTGATCAATGCGATCGTCGCCCATGATCGTGCGATGGATTGCGCGGCGATGGCTGTTTTGGAATTGCAGATAGAAGGGTTGGAGTTTGCGCTCGAGCCGTCGCCTCCGAATTTTCACGGACTCTCGCATCGCGAATTGGGAGATCATACACCCACGGACGCGACGTTGATGGAGTCGGCGAATGTCATCCAAGGAAGGCTGCGGGGTAAGACCGACGCGAATGTAATCTTGACCGGCAAAGACCCGATGTACGTTCGCGCCGCGCAGATCGACCTAACTCGCGTGCCGTACGATGAAGCGGGAATTCCGATTGAGGTTCGCGTGGGGCGCCACATTGAAGGCGCAAAAAAACTGATCAGTTCATTCTCCGTTCTTTACGAAGATCGCGCCGTCGAAATTGACGGTCTGCCAACATATGATGAGCTTCAGACGGAAGGTGTCGGAGCTTTTCTTTCAACGCCAACGGCATCATCACAATAG
- a CDS encoding TRAP transporter large permease subunit, with protein sequence MTEGVVLLIMVVVLVAGIFLARIPTGVSLLLSAAAGSLASGNGIGLHYLYEGTMLYLDPMLIVVTSLFFMAVFERSGALSTLNVWAVKAFGNKPVLLVSLLMFLVMFPGMFTGLTAPCVLTTGAMVAPLILAAGAPPAVAGAFIATGAFFGMVAPPVNIAAMLIGAGVDMPYIGFDFPLLVATIPLALISAFLLIGKYFWRFDARDAAAHLPASRYSEHGAKLFLPIVVLATLLLGEKFAPGIIPYLGIPMVFVVSAAIGFFTGDKVKLFDTAKWSLSQSLSILALLAGIGAFIEVLTLSGARGWIVINLLSLPDWQLYLGMAVLVPLFGGVSAYGSSVVLGVPILLSLLDRNNILVAAALSMLASIGDFMPPTRLAVLLAGQVVGEAKTSRILRFCASPIVLSTILCIALIYFANDLAKLLVLL encoded by the coding sequence GTGACCGAAGGTGTAGTGCTTCTGATCATGGTCGTTGTACTGGTCGCGGGAATTTTTCTCGCGCGTATTCCGACGGGTGTCTCATTACTGCTTTCGGCAGCGGCTGGAAGTTTGGCTTCCGGCAATGGCATCGGCCTGCATTATTTGTACGAAGGCACGATGCTCTATCTCGATCCGATGTTGATCGTTGTAACGTCGCTCTTTTTCATGGCGGTCTTCGAGCGCTCGGGCGCATTGAGTACACTCAATGTGTGGGCCGTGAAAGCCTTCGGTAACAAACCGGTCCTTTTGGTTTCTTTGTTGATGTTCTTGGTGATGTTTCCCGGTATGTTCACGGGATTGACGGCGCCGTGCGTCTTGACCACGGGAGCAATGGTCGCTCCGTTGATACTTGCCGCCGGTGCTCCGCCAGCGGTGGCCGGAGCGTTTATCGCGACGGGAGCATTCTTTGGGATGGTTGCGCCGCCTGTCAACATCGCCGCGATGTTGATTGGTGCGGGCGTCGACATGCCGTATATCGGTTTCGATTTCCCGCTCTTAGTTGCGACGATTCCCCTCGCCTTGATCAGCGCGTTCTTGCTCATTGGCAAATACTTCTGGAGATTCGACGCCCGCGACGCGGCCGCACACCTTCCAGCTTCGCGCTATTCCGAACACGGCGCGAAGTTGTTCTTGCCGATCGTAGTCTTGGCTACGCTGCTGCTTGGAGAAAAATTCGCGCCGGGAATAATTCCGTACTTGGGAATCCCGATGGTCTTCGTAGTCAGTGCGGCAATCGGCTTTTTCACGGGCGACAAAGTGAAACTCTTTGATACAGCGAAATGGTCATTGTCGCAATCACTTTCTATTCTCGCGTTGCTTGCGGGCATCGGTGCGTTTATTGAAGTCCTCACACTGTCGGGCGCCCGCGGTTGGATCGTGATTAACCTTTTGTCGTTGCCGGACTGGCAGCTCTATCTCGGCATGGCAGTATTGGTTCCGCTTTTTGGCGGAGTTTCTGCCTACGGATCGAGTGTCGTGCTCGGAGTTCCGATTCTGCTTTCGCTTTTGGATCGGAACAACATTCTCGTTGCCGCTGCGCTCTCCATGCTTGCCTCCATCGGCGACTTTATGCCTCCGACGAGACTCGCTGTGTTGCTTGCCGGGCAAGTTGTCGGTGAAGCCAAAACGTCTCGAATTCTGAGATTCTGCGCGTCTCCGATTGTGCTCTCGACGATCTTGTGTATCGCTTTGATTTACTTCGCGAACGATCTCGCCAAACTGCTTGTGCTGCTCTGA
- the ggt gene encoding gamma-glutamyltransferase has translation MIRIGFLGLLLYGCASTTPPATELTPPEAPVDTNFARALSASFDSGIVVCAHPLAAAAGKKVLASGGNAMDAALAALATLNVVEPHASGLGGGGFALYYDASGDSVYMLDYRERAPARMKRDIYFQPDDTLKLVQRSGGTSVLVPGAAAGWQQLHRRFGTRTMPELFADAIAIADTGYTISEKQAAIIFDHAEELMEDSAMSRIFLEDGLPPSAGFRITQPKLGQLLSFLSSTRLENFYFPPYSTEVANAIRAHGGQVTDSDLNAYKPVERKPLRMKYRDYDIITTSPPAGGGLIMLETLKLLEAYDIQKLGLLTPEYIHTVSMAIRQARTDAADWLGDPDFARIPVDTMLSPAYLAEVRDSMSMDSVPKRLTALDSIRAFGPGNTTHLVVADKDGNLVTLTQSINYFFGSGVMVPELGLLLNNHCADFQSDTTGPNPIAPLHRPVSSMAPTIILKDGNPVLIIGTPGGPRIPAAMVEVILAVLEFDVPLNEALDLPRFFPAGTYLVYETRIPQETMDALAAKGWKPYPNEPLSNYFGGVQAIHFPKNSPQMVGSSDPRRDGAADGY, from the coding sequence TTGATCCGAATCGGATTTCTTGGCCTTTTGCTTTACGGTTGCGCTTCGACCACGCCGCCGGCCACTGAATTGACACCCCCTGAAGCTCCGGTCGACACGAACTTCGCGCGAGCGCTGTCCGCGTCATTTGACAGCGGCATTGTTGTGTGTGCGCATCCGCTGGCTGCGGCTGCTGGAAAAAAAGTACTTGCCTCCGGCGGCAACGCGATGGATGCTGCGCTTGCAGCTTTGGCAACCTTGAACGTCGTCGAACCTCACGCGAGCGGCTTGGGCGGCGGCGGCTTTGCTTTGTATTATGACGCGTCCGGCGATTCGGTGTATATGCTCGACTATCGCGAGCGCGCGCCGGCAAGAATGAAACGAGACATTTACTTCCAGCCGGACGACACGTTGAAACTCGTGCAGCGCTCCGGAGGCACATCGGTTTTGGTTCCGGGGGCCGCGGCAGGTTGGCAGCAACTGCACAGACGGTTCGGAACCCGCACAATGCCCGAACTCTTCGCCGATGCAATAGCAATTGCAGACACAGGCTACACGATTTCCGAAAAGCAAGCCGCGATCATTTTTGATCATGCTGAAGAACTGATGGAAGATTCGGCTATGTCCAGAATCTTTCTTGAAGACGGACTTCCGCCTTCGGCGGGATTCCGAATCACTCAGCCCAAACTTGGCCAACTATTGAGTTTTCTCTCCAGCACACGTTTAGAAAATTTCTACTTTCCGCCGTATTCCACTGAAGTGGCGAATGCAATTCGCGCACATGGCGGACAAGTTACCGACTCTGATCTTAACGCGTACAAGCCCGTAGAGCGCAAGCCGCTGCGGATGAAGTACCGTGACTACGACATCATCACGACGTCGCCACCTGCGGGCGGCGGATTGATCATGCTCGAAACGCTGAAACTTCTGGAAGCCTACGATATTCAGAAATTAGGTTTGCTGACGCCGGAATACATACATACTGTTTCGATGGCAATTCGTCAGGCTCGCACGGATGCCGCCGACTGGCTTGGCGATCCAGACTTTGCGCGCATACCTGTAGACACGATGCTTTCTCCGGCGTATCTTGCAGAAGTGCGTGATTCGATGTCCATGGACTCCGTGCCGAAAAGACTGACCGCGCTGGATTCAATTCGTGCGTTTGGTCCGGGGAATACGACACATCTCGTCGTCGCCGACAAAGACGGCAATTTGGTGACCTTGACGCAGTCCATCAACTACTTTTTCGGATCGGGTGTCATGGTCCCGGAATTGGGACTTTTGCTCAATAACCATTGCGCGGATTTTCAAAGCGACACGACGGGTCCGAATCCGATTGCTCCGCTGCACCGCCCAGTCTCAAGTATGGCTCCAACTATCATCCTCAAAGATGGAAATCCTGTTCTGATTATTGGAACTCCCGGTGGTCCGCGCATTCCCGCCGCTATGGTCGAAGTGATTCTGGCCGTTCTTGAGTTTGACGTTCCATTGAACGAAGCACTTGACCTGCCGCGTTTTTTCCCGGCAGGCACCTATCTCGTGTATGAAACCAGGATCCCGCAAGAGACGATGGACGCGTTAGCCGCGAAAGGGTGGAAGCCTTATCCCAACGAACCGCTCAGCAACTATTTCGGTGGAGTGCAAGCGATTCATTTCCCCAAGAACAGCCCGCAAATGGTCGGAAGCTCCGACCCTCGGCGCGATGGAGCGGCAGACGGTTACTAA
- the pgsW gene encoding poly-gamma-glutamate system protein, whose amino-acid sequence MSRALVFLLVCSVGLVEPLLSFAAKKTSANDHMLSAAQHMQRASRQIYLTKQSLGLVNEKDDFNRTGLVGEEYTPLTTTNGYLPAKRSATNPDFAAYLTKLLLEQKLSKTDTVLVTMTGSFPGLNLALLCALEELKIPSLRIASLGSSSYGANQIELTWLDMEDVLYREGLLEHRSDFVTLGGTGDIGGGLEEETIELLRRKCARLGYALIESGNKRAQYEERLQLFGDPKNYALLINAGGNHLMLGTGPEGRELPGGFIRPGSAAWERDVSATSGGLVFDFLFSGIPVLNLLHVEDLAESAGIPVDPAPLPRLGTSPVYHMEHP is encoded by the coding sequence ATGTCGCGCGCCCTCGTCTTTCTGTTGGTTTGTTCGGTTGGACTTGTCGAACCGTTGCTTTCGTTTGCGGCAAAGAAGACAAGTGCCAATGACCACATGCTCTCTGCCGCGCAGCACATGCAAAGAGCTTCACGGCAAATCTACCTGACCAAACAGAGCCTCGGACTTGTCAACGAAAAAGACGACTTCAATCGCACGGGTTTGGTAGGAGAAGAATACACGCCGCTTACGACGACCAACGGCTATCTTCCCGCCAAAAGATCTGCAACGAATCCAGATTTTGCGGCATACTTAACCAAGTTGTTGCTCGAACAAAAGCTCTCCAAAACGGACACGGTGTTGGTAACCATGACGGGGTCGTTTCCGGGATTGAACCTCGCGTTGTTGTGCGCACTCGAAGAACTCAAAATTCCATCCTTGCGCATTGCCAGTTTGGGTTCGTCAAGTTACGGTGCGAACCAGATTGAGTTGACGTGGCTCGACATGGAAGATGTGCTCTATCGCGAGGGCCTTCTCGAACACCGCAGTGATTTTGTGACATTGGGCGGAACGGGCGACATCGGCGGAGGGTTGGAAGAAGAGACGATAGAGCTGCTTCGCCGCAAATGTGCGCGCTTAGGCTATGCGTTGATCGAATCAGGCAACAAACGCGCGCAATACGAAGAGCGACTGCAGTTGTTCGGCGATCCGAAAAACTATGCTTTGTTGATCAACGCCGGCGGAAACCATCTCATGCTGGGGACGGGGCCCGAAGGCCGGGAGCTCCCCGGTGGTTTCATCAGGCCCGGAAGCGCGGCTTGGGAGCGGGACGTTTCCGCAACGTCGGGCGGATTGGTCTTTGACTTCTTGTTCTCAGGAATTCCCGTGCTGAATCTTCTGCACGTCGAAGACCTTGCCGAAAGTGCGGGCATTCCCGTCGATCCCGCGCCGTTGCCACGTCTCGGAACCTCTCCAGTTTATCACATGGAGCACCCGTGA
- a CDS encoding MarR family transcriptional regulator, with amino-acid sequence MKFVIDDVFPAWCNRAAFVFRSVFSERAEVLGLNWAEGVILLKMSAGHNTLADLSRHLEHSHPAILRHIDKLEELGFVERTAHPDDRRVKILVMTDKGHQTTKALQDMARSYSKEIEEKFGRDRVAAATALLKDIVAEYSNIDFMGCPKGKEE; translated from the coding sequence TTGAAGTTCGTCATAGACGATGTATTTCCGGCTTGGTGCAACCGTGCGGCCTTTGTCTTTCGGTCTGTTTTTTCGGAACGGGCCGAGGTCTTGGGACTAAATTGGGCCGAAGGGGTGATCCTGCTCAAAATGAGTGCAGGGCACAACACCCTCGCAGATTTGTCCCGCCACCTCGAGCATTCTCATCCCGCGATCTTGCGACATATTGACAAGCTGGAAGAGCTTGGATTCGTCGAACGCACAGCACATCCGGACGACCGCAGAGTGAAAATTCTTGTGATGACCGACAAAGGACATCAAACAACGAAGGCGCTGCAAGACATGGCACGATCCTATTCAAAGGAGATTGAGGAGAAATTCGGAAGAGATCGAGTTGCAGCGGCCACCGCTCTCCTCAAAGACATCGTCGCAGAATACTCAAATATCGATTTCATGGGATGTCCGAAAGGCAAAGAAGAATGA